The Cohnella abietis genome has a segment encoding these proteins:
- a CDS encoding M56 family metallopeptidase, with the protein MIEAIVTSSVLIVMIIVLRRFLMGRISLRLQYALWVLVAIRLLLPFSLLSSPVSVMNAMSHKLEQSVANPYPPLVDRPDSIYMYTEHSTRDTVNSSEGIGKPDSNAAASYIKSDLMKNLLHLFWFIGFSFVVLCLIVANISFYLRLKKQAIPVKVDDCPLPVYLAQNLPSPCLYGIFKPAIYVTAESLESKERLRHILAHELTHYAHKDHLWSFVRGICIAIHWFNPLVWAAAVLSRRDCELACDEGTLLRLGEDSRVEYGRTLIGMMTTQGSPMDLLRGATTMTSGKSSIRERIILIAQKPKMKTVTLITVLLIATIIATCTFTGAVSRSSMNKAINLPINESNTKVLPDVENTAAQSTLDTVVSEAILNHNAKSYRGGEFKTESHVTLKTVEDQRSAVVYLMAYYAEFDFPDRKPVDVSGSHIPVALTFSKDDNGAYHLKEYWEASDGSYYFSSIKKKFPADLLEGVSQMQSNAERHYAVCLEKAKEYLRGRLSEEELFSEIISSPKQASSPNAYIAEHQEEYNTLISRGDTTLRYIFSRFIEGRQNGLEGWIMLSVGREILGDEDKPDSIGDFPQESFNNYVKLVKQLRDANSMEYMEKYYPGAYILLAMLNESSNA; encoded by the coding sequence ATGATCGAAGCCATTGTTACCTCCTCGGTGCTGATTGTTATGATTATCGTTCTGAGGCGCTTTCTAATGGGCAGAATCAGTTTGCGCCTGCAATACGCACTGTGGGTATTGGTAGCTATTCGGCTGCTGCTTCCGTTCTCACTTCTGTCGAGCCCTGTTAGTGTTATGAACGCAATGAGTCATAAGCTGGAGCAAAGCGTGGCGAATCCCTACCCTCCGCTCGTGGATCGTCCCGATTCGATTTATATGTATACAGAACATTCAACGAGGGACACCGTAAATTCCTCTGAAGGAATTGGAAAACCTGATTCGAATGCAGCGGCTTCCTACATAAAGTCAGATTTGATGAAGAACTTGCTTCACCTGTTCTGGTTCATTGGTTTTAGTTTTGTTGTGCTTTGCCTGATTGTGGCAAATATTAGCTTCTACCTTAGGCTAAAAAAGCAGGCGATACCTGTGAAAGTCGATGACTGCCCGTTACCGGTATACCTTGCACAAAATCTGCCATCTCCCTGTCTGTATGGAATTTTTAAGCCGGCTATTTATGTGACAGCGGAAAGTCTTGAAAGCAAGGAGCGATTGCGTCACATCCTCGCTCATGAGCTGACCCATTACGCTCATAAGGACCACCTCTGGTCTTTCGTACGCGGGATATGTATCGCAATCCACTGGTTTAATCCGCTGGTTTGGGCTGCTGCGGTCCTATCGAGACGCGATTGTGAGCTTGCTTGCGACGAGGGCACGCTCCTCCGTTTGGGAGAGGACAGCCGCGTGGAGTATGGTCGTACGTTGATCGGTATGATGACAACACAGGGCAGCCCGATGGATTTGCTTCGTGGTGCTACGACGATGACTTCAGGCAAGTCCAGCATTCGAGAACGAATTATTTTAATCGCCCAAAAACCCAAGATGAAAACGGTAACTTTGATAACGGTGTTGCTCATAGCCACTATTATAGCCACCTGCACCTTCACCGGGGCCGTAAGCAGGAGCAGTATGAATAAGGCGATAAATCTGCCCATTAACGAGAGTAACACCAAAGTGTTACCGGATGTGGAGAATACAGCCGCTCAGTCCACTCTTGACACCGTTGTATCAGAAGCGATATTGAACCATAATGCAAAAAGCTATAGGGGTGGCGAGTTTAAAACCGAGTCCCATGTCACACTAAAGACGGTAGAGGACCAAAGATCGGCTGTCGTCTATTTGATGGCTTACTATGCGGAGTTTGATTTTCCCGATCGGAAACCAGTGGATGTCAGCGGAAGCCATATTCCCGTAGCTCTGACATTCTCTAAAGACGATAACGGTGCCTACCACCTTAAGGAATATTGGGAAGCGTCGGACGGCTCCTATTACTTTTCATCCATTAAAAAGAAGTTTCCCGCAGATTTATTAGAGGGAGTATCTCAAATGCAGTCAAACGCCGAGCGGCACTATGCCGTTTGTTTGGAGAAAGCGAAGGAATATTTAAGGGGCAGATTGTCTGAGGAGGAATTGTTTTCTGAGATTATTAGCAGCCCGAAGCAGGCCTCCAGCCCGAATGCGTATATTGCTGAGCATCAGGAGGAATACAATACGCTAATCTCTCGGGGGGATACTACTCTGAGATATATCTTCAGCCGGTTTATAGAGGGCAGACAGAACGGACTAGAGGGCTGGATTATGCTGTCAGTCGGCCGTGAGATCTTAGGGGACGAAGATAAGCCGGATTCAATTGGAGATTTTCCTCAAGAATCGTTTAATAACTATGTTAAGTTAGTAAAACAGTTAAGAGATGCAAATTCTATGGAATATATGGAAAAATATTACCCGGGAGCTTATATTCTTCTGGCAATGCTTAACGAGTCGAGTAACGCTTAG
- a CDS encoding DNA topoisomerase III, with translation MKTLILAEKPSVAREIARVMGSSVKHKSYIEGPKYVVTWALGHLVGLAEPEDYDSKLGTWALEDLPILPGQMKLKVLRESNHQFKAVQQLMQRQDVGQLIVATDAAREGELLARWIIDKAKWKKPFQRLWISSQTDKAIKEGFASLKPGSQFERLYQSARCRAEADWMIGLNVTRALTCKFGTPLSAGRVQTPTLGMIMQRENDIIAFRSEEYSVLRIDLGTFEAIWRDANGGSRIFNTAKAKELQEKLNGRTGSIVKLRKSEKTIPHPLAYDLTELQRDANRLLGFSAKQTSNVLQKLYEQHKLVTYPRTDSRYLTSDMADTLKERLSSIAIGPYAPLARPLLRAKLTLGKRIIDDSKVTDHHAIIPTEQVVLLNALSTEERKLYDLIVKRFISLFYPPARLDQVDVTINIAAETLFTKGTTIKDNGWRVVYGGQTLDDDEAEDGAEEGSAVLPELREGESFTVKQCRIQGGRTLPPKRYTEAALLTQMEKHGLGTPATRADIIEKLVSSDTIERQGNLLHPTGKGKQLIKLAPENLRTPELTARWEAELERIAYGQGKPELFLNGIREMAQGFVSGVKNSEAAYVPHNISTRHCPDCNTRLLEKKTKRGLVLTCPSEDCGYRRSDGVQLSNRRCAQCKKKMEMKEGKAGLYVQCKPCGITEMVNKDSKHINKREQQKLVQEYSNKQESAGSNLGELLKAAMEKKNK, from the coding sequence ATGAAAACTTTAATATTAGCGGAGAAACCATCGGTCGCAAGGGAAATTGCGCGTGTAATGGGGAGCAGCGTTAAGCATAAGAGTTACATAGAGGGGCCGAAATATGTGGTGACATGGGCACTGGGTCATCTGGTTGGATTGGCCGAGCCGGAAGATTACGACTCGAAGCTAGGCACATGGGCGCTAGAGGATCTACCGATTCTGCCTGGCCAGATGAAATTGAAGGTGTTGAGGGAAAGCAATCATCAGTTTAAAGCTGTGCAGCAGCTCATGCAGCGACAGGATGTTGGGCAGCTAATTGTGGCCACCGACGCTGCCCGAGAAGGCGAGCTTCTGGCGCGATGGATTATCGATAAAGCCAAATGGAAAAAGCCATTTCAAAGGCTATGGATTTCTTCTCAAACCGATAAGGCAATTAAAGAAGGCTTTGCCTCTCTGAAGCCGGGCAGTCAATTCGAACGGCTATATCAATCTGCTCGCTGCCGGGCTGAAGCGGATTGGATGATTGGCCTTAATGTAACACGTGCCCTGACCTGCAAATTCGGCACTCCGCTATCAGCCGGACGTGTTCAGACCCCCACCCTGGGAATGATTATGCAGCGAGAGAACGATATAATAGCGTTCCGTTCGGAGGAGTACAGCGTCCTTCGCATCGATCTTGGAACGTTTGAAGCAATATGGAGAGATGCAAATGGAGGATCACGAATATTCAACACTGCAAAGGCAAAGGAATTACAAGAGAAGCTGAATGGTCGTACAGGCTCTATCGTCAAGCTAAGAAAAAGCGAGAAAACAATTCCGCATCCCTTGGCCTACGATCTGACAGAGCTACAGCGGGACGCCAATCGATTGCTTGGCTTTTCGGCGAAACAAACCTCCAATGTCCTGCAAAAGCTTTATGAACAACATAAGCTGGTCACTTATCCGCGAACCGACTCACGTTATCTCACTTCGGATATGGCAGACACACTGAAGGAACGGCTGTCTAGTATTGCTATAGGCCCCTATGCCCCGCTTGCAAGACCCTTACTGCGAGCAAAGCTTACGCTTGGTAAACGAATTATTGATGACAGTAAGGTTACGGACCATCATGCGATTATCCCGACGGAGCAAGTTGTGCTCCTGAATGCACTCAGCACGGAAGAGCGTAAGCTATATGATCTAATCGTCAAACGCTTCATTAGCTTATTCTATCCACCTGCTAGGCTGGATCAAGTAGACGTTACGATTAACATTGCGGCTGAGACGTTATTTACTAAAGGTACAACAATCAAGGATAACGGCTGGCGTGTCGTCTATGGTGGACAGACACTGGATGACGATGAAGCCGAAGACGGCGCTGAGGAAGGCTCTGCCGTGCTGCCTGAGCTACGCGAAGGCGAATCCTTCACTGTAAAGCAATGCCGGATTCAGGGTGGACGGACTTTACCACCGAAACGATATACGGAAGCAGCTCTGTTGACCCAAATGGAGAAGCACGGACTCGGCACACCGGCAACTCGAGCTGACATTATTGAGAAGCTGGTCAGCTCTGACACTATTGAGCGGCAAGGAAATTTGCTCCATCCAACCGGTAAAGGCAAGCAACTGATCAAGCTGGCTCCTGAGAATCTGCGAACACCTGAGCTGACAGCCCGATGGGAAGCGGAGCTGGAACGGATCGCATATGGGCAAGGCAAACCAGAGCTATTTCTTAATGGCATTCGAGAGATGGCACAAGGCTTTGTATCCGGCGTAAAAAATAGTGAAGCTGCCTACGTCCCGCACAACATTTCCACCCGTCATTGCCCTGATTGCAACACTCGGCTGTTGGAGAAGAAGACTAAACGGGGGCTTGTGTTGACCTGTCCAAGCGAGGACTGCGGTTACCGACGTTCAGACGGAGTCCAACTGTCCAACCGCCGCTGCGCTCAGTGCAAGAAAAAGATGGAGATGAAAGAAGGCAAGGCCGGATTATACGTGCAGTGTAAGCCTTGCGGAATCACGGAGATGGTCAATAAAGACAGCAAGCATATCAATAAGCGTGAACAACAAAAGCTTGTTCAGGAATACTCCAATAAGCAGGAGTCCGCCGGGTCCAACCTTGGAGAATTGCTCAAGGCGGCAATGGAAAAAAAGAATAAGTAG
- a CDS encoding ABC transporter substrate-binding protein produces MIALFGIALLAFVVVACSNSSNKKEEESSTEAIEKNETRKIKDFYGEVTIPVNPQKILVTNSAYAEFLIEMGVPPQFAVVVPELEPDYRAPYLQEHGVEIIKSTQYEYNYEQLLSLSPDIIIIPGIGPEKKVYEELSKIAPTVALNTNTAMDKAMPELAELFDKKAQSEKVLAEFDQKAKEAKEKIHQAIGDKTVLVLRVEPKRYRYLGPKADDDVSRFFYETLGLKSPEIFKDATDWFVPFSLEILPDIKADYIFLEKRSMENYDSSESLKELEENSLWKNMDAVKNNHIFPLVTNNYIQAKGPIGSSLLIDYIVEKLVP; encoded by the coding sequence TTGATTGCGTTGTTTGGAATAGCTTTATTGGCTTTTGTTGTCGTGGCATGCTCGAATTCATCAAATAAGAAAGAAGAGGAATCTTCTACAGAAGCTATAGAGAAGAATGAAACTAGAAAAATTAAAGATTTTTATGGAGAGGTAACCATCCCGGTTAATCCGCAAAAAATACTCGTAACCAACTCAGCCTATGCCGAATTTTTGATCGAGATGGGAGTGCCGCCACAATTTGCTGTAGTGGTTCCTGAGCTTGAACCCGACTACCGTGCGCCTTATTTACAAGAGCATGGGGTTGAAATAATCAAGAGTACGCAATATGAATATAATTATGAACAATTGCTCAGCTTATCCCCGGACATCATTATTATTCCAGGAATAGGCCCTGAAAAGAAAGTGTATGAAGAGTTGTCGAAGATTGCACCGACGGTTGCTTTGAATACAAATACCGCAATGGATAAAGCGATGCCTGAATTAGCTGAGCTATTCGATAAAAAAGCACAATCGGAAAAGGTTTTAGCTGAATTTGATCAGAAGGCGAAAGAGGCAAAAGAAAAAATCCATCAAGCCATTGGTGACAAAACCGTACTCGTTCTTCGAGTTGAGCCCAAAAGATACCGTTATTTAGGACCAAAAGCGGATGATGATGTTAGCCGATTTTTCTATGAGACACTTGGACTAAAAAGTCCTGAAATTTTTAAAGATGCAACAGATTGGTTCGTGCCATTTTCATTAGAGATATTGCCGGATATTAAAGCGGATTACATTTTCCTAGAGAAAAGAAGTATGGAAAACTATGATAGCTCCGAATCATTGAAGGAGTTAGAAGAAAATTCATTGTGGAAGAACATGGATGCCGTTAAAAATAATCATATCTTCCCGTTGGTCACCAATAATTATATTCAAGCTAAAGGTCCCATCGGATCAAGCCTTCTAATAGACTACATAGTAGAAAAGCTGGTCCCTTAA
- a CDS encoding ABC transporter substrate-binding protein encodes MESSETIRLWAKTPVKVIDIRHFSLKPGEQLQAYNLPTSAFLFINHGEARLKLDGMEATQAHFQVAHGGKNVCLNIWCLDHPVDYYLILYKPVYDRSGPSMCSQVDRLLPYAHPYVFQARYPIFLTSLLEQMHQLWTTGEELDKLQVTGLFYQFVHEQFRQLQIAGDEIAEPDLATQIAQYIRKHYRQTISMETMANLFHYSTHYLSRVFKRKFGCSPIEYVLQTRINRAKSLLTESDTPIREVAEGVGYTDMYYFNRLFKKLVGETPAQFKMHSIALKGSIRTNFMPESFIAPRSVIRHTDNNENHYHEEAWRVNEMNVRFKPSFAVTLLFSLSLLLAACGGGNENVQSSEMREYTDGLGRQVKIPVQPSKAVVLSYGGYLLPLGLKPVGVNEETLDQYPDKMADVESIGKGTGNLEAISALQPDLIILPDYYKSDIFDAYSKIAPTIAVPWGGDPDVVNTLRTMGDIMNRKQEAEAWITKFEEKLQRLRDKIDIKIEPGTTAISFIIYNGEVLLGGEGGTLGKLIYQDFGFQMPAQFKQFADGGTALSMEELVNKPADYFFTQMTDEEMKAMTELFKEPLYQSIPAIKNNRVINVSRDKWNYGPYLVDEGVDILIEEVTKLLK; translated from the coding sequence ATGGAGTCATCAGAAACGATCAGATTATGGGCTAAAACACCAGTTAAAGTGATAGATATCCGCCATTTTTCGTTGAAGCCGGGAGAGCAATTGCAAGCCTATAACCTTCCCACAAGCGCTTTTCTATTTATTAATCATGGAGAAGCCAGGCTGAAGTTAGATGGAATGGAAGCTACGCAAGCTCATTTTCAAGTCGCGCATGGCGGTAAAAACGTATGTCTGAATATCTGGTGCTTGGATCATCCCGTTGACTATTACCTGATTTTATACAAACCTGTTTATGACAGATCAGGCCCGTCTATGTGTAGCCAAGTAGACCGGCTGCTTCCCTATGCGCACCCCTATGTATTCCAAGCTAGATATCCAATATTTCTGACTTCACTTCTCGAGCAGATGCACCAATTGTGGACGACTGGAGAAGAGCTGGATAAACTGCAAGTGACCGGATTGTTCTATCAATTTGTTCATGAACAGTTTCGTCAGCTGCAAATAGCTGGGGATGAAATAGCTGAGCCAGATTTAGCTACACAGATCGCTCAGTACATTCGAAAGCATTATCGCCAAACGATCTCTATGGAGACCATGGCTAATTTGTTTCATTACAGCACGCACTATCTCTCAAGGGTGTTTAAGCGTAAGTTTGGATGCAGTCCAATCGAATATGTCCTTCAGACTCGTATTAATCGAGCGAAATCGTTATTAACCGAATCAGATACTCCCATTCGGGAGGTTGCTGAGGGCGTCGGATATACAGATATGTATTATTTTAATCGACTTTTCAAAAAGCTGGTCGGCGAGACTCCGGCGCAATTCAAAATGCACAGCATTGCGCTAAAAGGTTCAATTCGTACTAATTTTATGCCCGAATCGTTCATTGCTCCTCGATCAGTAATTCGTCATACTGACAATAATGAGAATCATTATCACGAAGAAGCCTGGAGAGTGAATGAAATGAATGTTAGATTTAAACCTTCTTTTGCAGTGACCCTTTTGTTTAGTTTGTCTCTGCTGCTGGCAGCCTGCGGTGGCGGGAATGAGAATGTGCAATCATCAGAAATGAGAGAATATACGGATGGACTAGGGCGACAGGTCAAAATCCCCGTTCAACCAAGCAAGGCCGTCGTTCTGTCTTACGGAGGTTACCTACTCCCATTAGGATTAAAGCCTGTAGGCGTCAATGAAGAAACCCTAGATCAATATCCGGACAAGATGGCCGATGTCGAAAGCATCGGAAAAGGTACAGGTAATTTAGAGGCTATCTCGGCACTGCAGCCGGATCTCATTATACTGCCTGACTATTATAAGAGTGACATCTTTGATGCCTATTCGAAAATCGCCCCAACGATAGCCGTGCCATGGGGAGGCGATCCAGATGTTGTAAATACGCTAAGAACGATGGGCGATATTATGAATCGGAAGCAAGAAGCCGAAGCTTGGATTACGAAATTCGAAGAAAAGCTGCAGCGCCTAAGGGACAAGATTGATATTAAAATTGAACCGGGTACGACTGCGATATCTTTCATTATATATAATGGAGAAGTGCTGCTGGGTGGCGAAGGTGGAACATTGGGTAAACTAATTTACCAAGATTTCGGTTTCCAGATGCCGGCGCAATTCAAACAATTTGCCGATGGCGGTACAGCTTTATCCATGGAGGAGCTTGTTAATAAACCTGCTGATTATTTCTTTACTCAGATGACAGATGAAGAGATGAAGGCGATGACGGAATTGTTTAAGGAGCCTCTTTACCAATCGATCCCCGCCATCAAAAATAATCGAGTGATTAATGTTTCCCGCGACAAATGGAATTACGGGCCCTACCTAGTAGATGAAGGTGTCGATATCTTGATTGAAGAGGTAACGAAGCTGTTAAAATAA
- a CDS encoding NAD(P)/FAD-dependent oxidoreductase: MNTEKLDIYDITIIGGGPAGMYAAFYSGMRAMRTKLIDAKEELGGFMRTYPEKLVWDVGGVDPIHCEKLIDSLIRQAKTFDPTIVLGQEIARMERRDDNVFVVTSKTGESHYTRTILLCAGRGMTQIQKLHIEGASRYELNNLHYTITDLSRFKDKRVLISGGGDSAVDWANEIVKLAKQVTVVHRRDEFTAHEQPVAQMKASAKIMTPYIISRLYGAGDRIESIALEHSETGAIEHIEADEVVVNHGFDRDFGDLLKWGLDKEDYGVSVDPRMRTSIPGIFGAGDFITYGSKVRLIAGAFNDAVLAVNSAKLYLEPTASDMAGVSSHNERFNEKNKAIMHE, from the coding sequence GTGAATACAGAAAAACTCGATATTTATGACATTACGATTATTGGCGGTGGACCTGCGGGTATGTATGCGGCTTTTTATAGTGGGATGAGAGCCATGCGTACAAAATTAATTGATGCAAAAGAGGAATTAGGGGGATTCATGCGGACATATCCTGAGAAGCTAGTTTGGGATGTCGGCGGAGTAGATCCGATTCATTGTGAAAAATTGATTGATTCTCTAATCAGACAGGCGAAGACATTTGATCCAACCATTGTATTAGGCCAGGAAATTGCTCGTATGGAACGCCGTGACGATAACGTCTTTGTTGTGACCTCCAAAACGGGTGAAAGTCATTATACACGTACAATATTGTTATGTGCTGGGCGAGGAATGACGCAAATTCAAAAGCTGCATATTGAAGGTGCGAGTCGCTATGAATTGAATAATCTCCACTATACGATTACGGATTTGTCGAGGTTTAAAGATAAACGAGTGCTTATATCAGGCGGGGGAGATTCTGCAGTTGATTGGGCGAATGAAATTGTAAAATTGGCGAAACAAGTCACGGTTGTTCATAGACGAGATGAATTTACTGCACACGAGCAGCCTGTAGCGCAAATGAAAGCATCAGCTAAGATAATGACACCTTATATTATCTCTCGCTTATATGGTGCGGGTGATCGAATTGAAAGTATTGCTCTTGAACATTCGGAGACCGGTGCCATCGAACATATTGAAGCAGATGAAGTTGTAGTAAACCATGGATTTGATCGTGATTTTGGCGATTTATTAAAATGGGGATTAGACAAAGAGGATTATGGTGTGTCTGTTGATCCACGAATGCGAACAAGCATCCCAGGTATTTTCGGAGCTGGCGATTTTATCACCTATGGAAGTAAAGTTCGTTTAATCGCAGGCGCCTTTAATGATGCAGTATTAGCTGTTAATAGTGCGAAGCTTTATCTAGAACCGACAGCATCAGATATGGCTGGTGTTTCTTCTCATAATGAACGTTTTAATGAGAAAAATAAGGCGATTATGCATGAGTAA
- a CDS encoding M56 family metallopeptidase — MMTLVLSLIIASSVGTIIWILQNSIKPFTQKVFSQTWHYYSALIPVFFLLDGSEIMIRLVSFIRSVLQDTSTISESGMIAEQNAHIIPMEQTGTNSSLFMNQLFDYLLRFNNTKGIVLFTTVIWAIGTIVFLAVNVKNYVAFRRSILQESRVCDTVQSPVKVIISARATTPMVMGLWKPIVVLPDIRFGEKELAMILSHELIHLKRGDLLVKLLVLIANAIHWFNPAAYSLNKQINILCELSCDEKVVKEMDMENRRYYGETLLSMLEYGVKQRNIVFISSLCGPKKAMKRRLMNLMNEKKMKKPVLALSLVAAMALLGGGGTAAYAAGSAVPVKIPTGKQVEGRNISLQYEDGTTVFYDKDGNRLLADPKKNDVPQKLTTEEIVDRVNKHIAKGLAVPQGYIDELPQKSLDAINDTYGLKLQKSK; from the coding sequence ATGATGACATTAGTCTTATCGCTTATCATTGCCTCATCCGTTGGAACGATCATTTGGATTTTGCAAAACAGTATAAAGCCCTTCACGCAAAAAGTTTTTTCTCAGACGTGGCATTATTATTCGGCTTTAATTCCCGTATTTTTTCTTCTTGATGGCTCGGAGATTATGATCAGACTCGTCTCTTTTATACGCTCCGTCTTACAAGACACAAGCACAATCTCGGAATCGGGAATGATTGCGGAACAAAATGCACACATCATTCCCATGGAGCAAACGGGAACAAACAGCTCACTATTCATGAACCAGCTGTTTGACTATCTGTTACGGTTTAATAACACAAAGGGAATTGTACTATTCACAACCGTAATTTGGGCTATTGGAACCATCGTTTTTCTTGCTGTGAATGTCAAAAATTATGTAGCATTCAGGCGTTCGATCTTACAAGAAAGCCGAGTATGTGACACGGTACAAAGTCCTGTAAAAGTAATCATAAGTGCTCGCGCAACAACGCCAATGGTTATGGGGTTATGGAAGCCAATTGTTGTATTGCCAGATATCAGGTTTGGTGAAAAAGAGCTGGCTATGATCCTATCCCATGAGCTTATTCATTTAAAGCGTGGCGATTTGCTTGTGAAGCTGTTGGTGCTTATCGCAAATGCGATTCACTGGTTTAATCCGGCAGCTTATTCGCTCAATAAACAGATCAATATCCTATGCGAGCTATCCTGCGATGAAAAGGTCGTTAAGGAAATGGATATGGAAAACCGAAGATATTACGGCGAAACGCTATTGTCCATGCTGGAGTATGGGGTAAAACAGAGAAATATAGTTTTCATTAGCAGTTTATGCGGTCCTAAAAAAGCTATGAAAAGGAGGCTTATGAATCTTATGAATGAGAAAAAAATGAAAAAACCGGTGTTGGCGCTGTCCCTTGTTGCTGCAATGGCTTTGCTAGGTGGTGGCGGGACTGCTGCGTATGCGGCGGGATCAGCTGTGCCGGTCAAAATTCCGACGGGGAAACAAGTTGAGGGGCGAAATATTTCCCTCCAATATGAGGATGGAACCACTGTATTCTACGATAAAGATGGTAATCGATTGCTAGCGGATCCAAAGAAAAACGATGTCCCGCAGAAACTTACCACTGAAGAAATAGTGGATCGTGTTAATAAACATATTGCAAAGGGACTTGCTGTCCCGCAAGGATATATAGATGAGCTTCCGCAAAAAAGCTTGGATGCGATCAATGATACTTATGGCTTAAAGCTTCAAAAGTCAAAATAA
- a CDS encoding BlaI/MecI/CopY family transcriptional regulator, whose amino-acid sequence MKNLGRLSETEMEVMEVIWELATSVTVNQLLDIFKTKGWKTSTLSTILNRLIEKGFLTKSLNGKVNYYDPALTLSEYKKSETQSFLSRLYNGKAKNFIAALVDEDELSKDDIAELKEWFTREDGKK is encoded by the coding sequence ATGAAAAATTTAGGAAGACTGTCTGAAACCGAGATGGAAGTCATGGAGGTGATATGGGAATTAGCAACATCCGTAACGGTTAACCAGCTTTTAGACATTTTCAAAACTAAGGGTTGGAAAACGTCGACACTATCAACTATATTGAACCGGCTGATTGAGAAAGGTTTCTTGACTAAATCACTGAACGGCAAGGTGAACTATTACGACCCTGCTTTGACATTGAGTGAGTATAAAAAATCCGAAACGCAAAGCTTTCTTAGCCGCTTATACAACGGGAAAGCTAAAAACTTTATTGCTGCCCTGGTTGATGAGGATGAACTCAGTAAAGATGACATAGCGGAGTTAAAAGAGTGGTTCACCCGCGAGGATGGTAAGAAATGA
- a CDS encoding BlaI/MecI/CopY family transcriptional regulator, producing MAEDKSTILSGSEWRIMECLWEETPRTVMQIVNRLKEETGWAKSTITTLVSRMEAKGLLYYKDGRKAREYYPAITRNEAAISETESLLSRVYRGSVGMMMNTLVEKKPLTKNEIEELYAILQKAEEASE from the coding sequence ATGGCAGAAGATAAAAGTACGATATTATCGGGCAGCGAGTGGCGTATTATGGAGTGCCTATGGGAAGAGACTCCACGCACCGTGATGCAGATCGTTAACCGTTTAAAAGAGGAGACCGGCTGGGCTAAGAGCACCATCACTACGCTGGTCAGCCGAATGGAAGCGAAAGGGTTGCTCTATTATAAGGATGGCCGCAAAGCCAGAGAGTATTATCCTGCTATCACTCGCAATGAGGCGGCAATTTCTGAAACGGAGTCTCTTCTGAGCCGAGTTTACAGAGGTAGCGTCGGAATGATGATGAACACGCTAGTGGAGAAAAAGCCACTCACAAAAAATGAGATAGAAGAGCTGTATGCGATACTCCAGAAAGCAGAGGAGGCGAGTGAATGA